The following are encoded together in the Aciduricibacillus chroicocephali genome:
- a CDS encoding demethylmenaquinone methyltransferase, with translation MREQSKSERVHDVFESIYGNYDFMNSVISFQRHKAWRKDVMERMNVQPGARCLDLCCGTGDWTFALAKAAGANGKVTGLDFSANMLSVAEKRKKKLPPNDIEFIQGDAMDLPFADSTFDYVTIGFGLRNVPNYDRVLHEMYRVLKPGGMAVCLETSQPTLPVFRQGYYLYFKYIMPMFGKLLVKSYEEYEWLYESAKDFPGKKELEKMFLNAGFDQVVVKSYTGGVAAAHIGFKILKPKSR, from the coding sequence TTGAGAGAACAGTCGAAGTCAGAACGCGTACATGATGTTTTTGAATCAATTTATGGAAATTATGATTTTATGAATTCCGTAATTTCTTTCCAGCGTCATAAAGCATGGCGTAAAGATGTAATGGAACGAATGAACGTGCAGCCCGGTGCTCGATGTCTAGATCTTTGCTGTGGGACAGGAGACTGGACATTTGCTTTAGCGAAAGCAGCTGGCGCAAATGGCAAAGTGACAGGTCTTGATTTCAGTGCCAATATGCTTTCTGTTGCTGAAAAAAGAAAAAAGAAACTTCCGCCAAACGATATTGAATTTATTCAAGGCGACGCGATGGATCTGCCATTTGCCGATAGCACATTCGACTATGTAACAATCGGATTTGGTCTGAGAAACGTACCTAATTACGATAGAGTACTTCATGAGATGTACAGAGTTTTGAAACCGGGCGGGATGGCGGTTTGTTTGGAAACTTCCCAGCCAACCTTGCCAGTATTCCGTCAAGGTTACTATTTGTATTTCAAATACATTATGCCAATGTTTGGCAAGCTTCTAGTTAAAAGCTACGAGGAGTATGAGTGGCTTTACGAATCGGCTAAAGATTTTCCCGGCAAGAAAGAGCTTGAAAAGATGTTCCTGAATGCCGGTTTTGACCAGGTAGTCGTGAAGAGTTACACGGGAGGCGTGGCAGCGGCGCATATCGGGTTCAAGATTCTAAAACCGAAATCACGATAA
- the aroH gene encoding chorismate mutase, translating to MMRGIRGATTVEVNESGIILEETTRLFQEILSRNNIEPESISHVLVSATKDLDTAFPAKALRSLPGCTHVPVMCMQEIDVPGALEKCIRIMMVAETTAKQQDVQHVFLNEAIKLRPDLVQGE from the coding sequence ATGATGCGAGGCATCAGAGGAGCCACAACAGTAGAGGTAAATGAAAGTGGAATCATCCTGGAAGAGACGACACGTCTTTTTCAAGAGATTCTTTCCAGGAATAATATAGAGCCTGAATCCATTTCCCATGTTCTTGTATCAGCTACGAAGGATTTGGATACTGCTTTCCCAGCAAAGGCATTACGCAGTCTCCCTGGCTGTACACATGTGCCTGTTATGTGTATGCAGGAGATTGATGTTCCAGGTGCACTGGAGAAGTGCATTCGCATAATGATGGTAGCTGAAACGACAGCAAAACAACAGGACGTACAACATGTGTTTCTTAATGAAGCAATAAAATTGCGTCCCGATCTCGTGCAAGGTGAGTGA
- the aroB gene encoding 3-dehydroquinate synthase: MKEIKVQTSTHPYKIMIGEKLRFNLSEVLSKKYASVLIITDSHVSKLYLKDVQNSLANEKVFTAVIPAGEQSKSIEQFYELHTKAIENGLNRNSLIIALGGGVVGDLAGFVAATYMRGIDYIQVPTTILAHDSSVGGKVAINHALGKNMIGNFYPPRAVIYDVETVHTLSKAEIRSGYAELVKEALISDVAFFEDIMAASLDEMNNERLISHLQQGIEVKARIVEEDEKESGVRKFLNFGHTLGHAIEAELGYGKMTHGEAIAIGMLFALGLSQKYYGVNLPLEELTSWMKANAYPSSLPQLNPNDLLAKMASDKKVLNDRIPMVLLKEIGKPETVEFTKEELLEELSSFLGKMVKA; the protein is encoded by the coding sequence TTGAAAGAAATCAAAGTTCAAACTAGTACACATCCATATAAAATTATGATTGGCGAGAAGTTACGATTCAACTTGTCTGAGGTTCTTAGTAAAAAATATGCCTCCGTCCTGATTATAACTGACAGCCATGTTAGTAAACTTTATCTGAAAGATGTGCAGAATAGCCTTGCGAATGAAAAAGTGTTCACTGCTGTTATTCCTGCTGGCGAACAGTCCAAGAGTATTGAACAGTTTTACGAGTTGCATACGAAAGCCATTGAAAATGGTTTGAATCGCAATTCCCTGATCATCGCCCTTGGCGGCGGGGTTGTAGGTGACCTCGCCGGCTTTGTTGCCGCAACTTATATGCGTGGAATTGATTACATACAAGTACCTACGACAATTCTTGCACATGACAGCAGCGTTGGTGGTAAAGTGGCGATCAACCATGCTCTAGGAAAAAATATGATTGGCAATTTCTATCCTCCTCGTGCAGTCATATATGATGTTGAGACTGTCCATACACTTTCTAAAGCAGAAATTCGCTCCGGATATGCTGAACTTGTCAAAGAGGCATTAATATCCGATGTAGCATTTTTCGAAGATATTATGGCTGCTTCACTTGATGAAATGAACAATGAGCGTCTCATCTCTCATCTACAGCAAGGTATTGAAGTAAAGGCACGAATCGTCGAGGAAGATGAAAAAGAATCGGGCGTGCGCAAATTCCTTAACTTCGGACATACTCTCGGTCATGCGATAGAAGCAGAACTCGGATATGGAAAAATGACGCATGGCGAGGCAATTGCAATCGGCATGCTTTTCGCACTAGGATTAAGTCAGAAATATTATGGAGTCAACTTGCCGCTTGAAGAATTGACTAGCTGGATGAAGGCTAATGCATATCCATCAAGTCTGCCACAATTGAACCCAAATGATCTGCTAGCGAAAATGGCTTCCGATAAGAAAGTATTGAATGATCGTATCCCAATGGTCTTGCTCAAGGAGATTGGCAAGCCGGAGACGGTGGAATTTACAAAAGAAGAGCTTCTTGAAGAGCTGAGCTCATTTCTTGGAAAGATGGTGAAAGCATGA
- the ndk gene encoding nucleoside-diphosphate kinase: MEKTFLMVKPDGVQRNLTGEIVQRFEKKGFKLVGAKLMQISNELAEQHYGEHKERPFFGELVDFITSGPVFAMVWEGEGVILTAREMMGKTNPAEAAPGTIRGDFAVTVGKNIIHGSDSAESAEREIGLFFNESELVSYDKQDRDWIY, encoded by the coding sequence ATGGAAAAAACTTTCTTGATGGTAAAACCAGACGGTGTACAGCGTAATCTGACTGGTGAAATTGTACAGCGTTTTGAAAAAAAGGGTTTCAAACTTGTTGGTGCAAAATTGATGCAGATTTCTAACGAACTTGCTGAACAGCATTATGGTGAGCACAAAGAACGCCCATTCTTCGGCGAACTTGTTGATTTCATCACTTCTGGTCCTGTTTTTGCAATGGTATGGGAAGGCGAAGGCGTTATCCTTACTGCTCGTGAAATGATGGGTAAGACAAATCCTGCTGAAGCTGCTCCAGGAACTATCCGTGGTGACTTTGCTGTTACAGTTGGCAAGAACATTATTCACGGTTCTGATTCTGCAGAAAGCGCAGAAAGAGAAATTGGTCTTTTCTTCAACGAAAGCGAGCTCGTTTCTTACGATAAGCAAGATCGCGATTGGATCTACTAA
- the aroA gene encoding 3-phosphoshikimate 1-carboxyvinyltransferase has translation MGELSLAPAKRPLKGNIEIPGDKSISHRSVIFGSLAKGTTKIENFLDGEDCLRTIHAFQAMGVEIEVDGTNVVVNSKGIDGLNEPLVPLYFGNSGTTARLMLGVLAGLPFFSMAYGDPYLTKRPMDRVVNPLRQMGAQFDGREGGSYLPISIRGKQLHSITYEMPLKSAQVKSAVLLAGLLADGETTVIEKTPTRDHTENMLRAFGADLTVAGEEIRITNKYRLVATDVVVPGDISSAAFYLAAAAIVPGSELTLKRVGLNKTRTGILDVLEQMGADLSIDNVNETGGEKFGDITVRYSKLKGIVIEGDMIPRLIDEIPIIALIASQAEGETIVRDAEELRVKETDRIAAVEDVLGTLGASISPTEDGMAIKGETPLKGGLVRSYHDHRIAMMAAIASFVSEGAVVIDDISSIQISYPTFFEHFHSIQE, from the coding sequence ATGGGAGAATTGTCATTGGCGCCTGCCAAAAGACCTCTTAAAGGCAATATTGAAATTCCCGGAGACAAATCCATATCTCATAGATCTGTCATTTTCGGTTCACTCGCTAAAGGCACGACAAAAATAGAAAATTTCCTTGACGGTGAAGACTGTCTGCGCACCATTCATGCTTTTCAGGCAATGGGTGTGGAAATAGAGGTTGATGGCACGAACGTTGTAGTAAATAGTAAAGGGATTGACGGTCTGAATGAACCGCTCGTACCTCTTTATTTTGGAAATTCGGGCACTACTGCCCGGCTTATGCTAGGCGTTCTTGCTGGACTGCCTTTCTTCTCAATGGCATATGGTGATCCTTATCTGACAAAACGTCCAATGGACCGTGTCGTCAATCCGCTACGTCAGATGGGAGCGCAATTCGATGGCCGAGAAGGCGGCTCATATTTGCCAATCTCAATAAGAGGAAAACAACTTCACTCGATTACATATGAAATGCCTCTGAAAAGTGCTCAAGTAAAATCCGCTGTACTTTTGGCAGGATTATTGGCAGATGGAGAGACAACTGTCATCGAGAAAACACCGACAAGAGATCATACTGAGAATATGCTTCGGGCTTTTGGGGCAGATTTGACTGTTGCTGGAGAAGAAATCCGGATTACAAATAAATATCGTCTTGTAGCTACTGACGTAGTCGTCCCTGGGGATATTTCCTCGGCCGCCTTTTATTTAGCTGCTGCTGCAATTGTGCCGGGAAGTGAACTTACGCTTAAAAGAGTAGGTCTTAATAAGACTAGAACCGGAATTCTGGACGTCCTGGAACAGATGGGAGCAGACCTTTCAATTGACAACGTAAATGAAACTGGCGGTGAAAAGTTCGGTGACATTACAGTGCGCTACAGTAAATTGAAGGGCATTGTTATAGAAGGGGATATGATTCCTCGACTTATTGATGAGATACCGATTATAGCACTGATTGCAAGCCAGGCTGAAGGTGAGACTATCGTCCGTGATGCAGAAGAGCTCCGTGTCAAGGAAACAGACCGGATTGCAGCTGTTGAGGATGTTCTCGGTACACTAGGTGCATCGATTTCCCCAACTGAAGATGGAATGGCTATAAAAGGGGAGACACCACTTAAAGGTGGCTTAGTGAGAAGTTACCACGATCACCGAATTGCCATGATGGCGGCAATTGCTTCATTTGTTTCGGAAGGGGCAGTCGTTATTGATGACATCTCTTCAATACAAATATCATATCCGACATTTTTTGAACATTTCCATTCTATACAGGAATGA
- a CDS encoding tetratricopeptide repeat protein: protein MKGAVAGMNVLDQALHYINEDKIEQAVELLDEHVAKAAPEDAFEMAELYRQLGYYEKAVPVLEELIASFPEESELSAMLADIYIELGEDEKALQLIGEGTIDPEDPQYLEIALQQADLYQAQGLFEVAEQKLLQAKQHAPNEIVIDFALGELLFSIGDYGRAAHFYEQVQEEMKEIAGVSVSERLAECMALLGKEERALDLYKENASEEPEHLFKYGFTAFQADRMDIAIKAWEELIEKDPDYLSVYSWLARAYENENLLEEALETANKGLAKDSFNKELYFEAGTFACQLGSFKKGEGLIREAVALDPDYKEAVVYLARMLEEQERHEETIELIDSISDIGAEDALYNWIAAKAYAEMENYKQALKQYREAYISLQEDSDFLKEFGYFLVEEGLMADAAEVLGKYMALEPLDADTAGYLARINGTGDGQFLS from the coding sequence ATGAAAGGTGCTGTAGCTGGAATGAATGTTCTTGATCAGGCGTTACATTATATAAATGAAGATAAAATTGAGCAAGCCGTTGAATTACTGGATGAACATGTTGCGAAAGCTGCTCCGGAAGATGCTTTTGAAATGGCTGAACTCTATAGACAGCTTGGCTATTACGAGAAAGCTGTTCCGGTTCTTGAGGAGCTTATCGCCTCATTTCCTGAAGAAAGTGAACTATCGGCAATGCTTGCGGATATATATATAGAACTTGGTGAAGACGAAAAAGCTTTGCAACTCATCGGAGAAGGTACAATTGATCCAGAGGACCCTCAATATTTGGAAATAGCCTTGCAACAAGCGGATCTTTATCAGGCACAGGGGCTTTTTGAAGTGGCAGAACAGAAGCTGCTCCAGGCGAAACAGCATGCCCCGAATGAAATTGTTATTGATTTTGCACTAGGTGAATTGCTGTTTTCAATAGGTGATTACGGACGTGCAGCGCATTTTTATGAGCAGGTTCAGGAAGAAATGAAAGAAATTGCGGGTGTATCCGTAAGTGAAAGGCTTGCGGAATGCATGGCTCTTCTTGGCAAAGAAGAACGAGCGCTTGATTTATATAAGGAGAATGCATCTGAAGAACCTGAGCATTTGTTCAAATACGGTTTCACTGCATTCCAGGCAGATCGGATGGACATCGCTATTAAAGCATGGGAAGAATTAATTGAGAAGGATCCTGATTACCTCTCTGTATATAGTTGGCTGGCAAGAGCATACGAGAATGAAAATCTGCTTGAGGAAGCATTAGAAACAGCAAATAAAGGACTAGCTAAAGATTCCTTTAATAAAGAACTCTATTTTGAAGCTGGTACATTTGCATGTCAACTCGGGTCTTTTAAAAAGGGTGAAGGATTAATACGAGAAGCAGTAGCGCTTGATCCTGATTATAAGGAAGCAGTCGTATATCTTGCTCGAATGCTTGAGGAACAAGAAAGGCATGAAGAAACTATAGAACTCATCGACTCTATTTCAGACATCGGTGCTGAAGATGCGCTTTATAATTGGATTGCTGCTAAAGCATACGCAGAAATGGAAAATTATAAACAAGCATTAAAGCAATATCGTGAAGCATATATATCTTTACAAGAAGATAGTGATTTTCTGAAGGAATTCGGGTATTTTCTAGTTGAGGAAGGACTTATGGCTGACGCAGCAGAAGTTCTTGGCAAGTATATGGCTCTTGAACCGCTGGATGCCGACACGGCAGGTTATCTTGCGCGCATCAATGGTACAGGAGATGGTCAATTCCTTAGTTGA
- the aroC gene encoding chorismate synthase has protein sequence MRYLTAGESHGKQLTTIIEGVPANMPLLPDDINESTLRRQKGHGRGRRMKIEKDLIDIKSGVRHGYTLGSPIALVVNNDDFKHWTDIMGENPIEDDEEIRRILSRPRPGHADLNGALKYGHRDMRNVLERSSARETAARVAAGAVAKTMLRHLGIEICGYVKEIAGIQAKEIEGLSIKQKQEISEESPVRVLDSEVEQKMMDAIDQAKKDGDSIGGVCEVYVEGMPAGIGSYVHYDRKLDGKVAGAVMSINAFKGVEFGIGFEAARRNGSEVHDEIIWSEENGYSRRTNRLGGFEGGMTTGMPIVVKGVMKPIPTLYKPLKSVDIETKEPFNAGVERSDSCAVPAAAVVMEHIVAFELANALTEQFTSDQFPQLKKALDDYREEIRCF, from the coding sequence ATGCGCTACTTGACAGCTGGAGAATCACATGGAAAACAGCTTACAACTATTATTGAAGGCGTACCGGCTAACATGCCGCTACTGCCCGATGACATAAATGAATCTACACTTCGCCGCCAGAAAGGACACGGCCGCGGAAGACGCATGAAAATCGAGAAGGATCTTATTGATATCAAGAGTGGAGTGCGTCATGGCTATACCCTTGGCTCGCCAATTGCTTTAGTAGTCAATAATGATGATTTTAAGCATTGGACAGATATCATGGGTGAAAACCCGATTGAAGATGATGAAGAGATCCGCCGAATTCTATCACGTCCACGTCCAGGTCATGCAGATTTGAATGGTGCCCTTAAATATGGACATCGCGACATGCGAAATGTATTGGAACGTTCTTCTGCTCGTGAAACAGCGGCACGTGTTGCGGCTGGTGCGGTAGCTAAGACAATGCTACGTCATCTTGGTATTGAGATTTGTGGCTATGTAAAAGAAATAGCTGGAATCCAGGCGAAGGAAATCGAAGGTCTTTCGATTAAGCAGAAGCAGGAAATTTCTGAAGAATCTCCTGTTCGTGTTCTGGATTCTGAAGTCGAGCAAAAGATGATGGACGCAATTGATCAAGCAAAAAAAGACGGAGATTCCATTGGGGGCGTATGTGAAGTCTATGTTGAAGGCATGCCTGCTGGAATCGGCTCCTATGTGCACTATGACCGTAAATTAGACGGTAAGGTAGCAGGCGCTGTGATGAGCATCAATGCTTTCAAAGGTGTTGAATTTGGAATAGGATTTGAGGCTGCACGACGCAATGGAAGTGAAGTACATGATGAAATCATCTGGAGTGAAGAGAACGGCTATTCCCGCAGAACAAATCGACTTGGAGGTTTTGAAGGTGGGATGACGACAGGAATGCCAATTGTCGTAAAAGGAGTCATGAAGCCAATTCCTACTTTATATAAGCCATTGAAAAGCGTTGACATTGAAACGAAGGAGCCATTCAACGCAGGTGTTGAAAGATCCGACTCATGTGCTGTACCTGCCGCTGCAGTCGTAATGGAGCACATTGTTGCTTTCGAGCTTGCTAACGCACTTACAGAGCAGTTCACAAGTGATCAGTTCCCACAATTGAAAAAAGCGCTTGATGATTACCGGGAAGAAATAAGGTGTTTCTGA
- the hisC gene encoding histidinol-phosphate transaminase, with protein MEGKDILKELRPYEQGMQTEEVKRKYNLDHIVKLASNENPFGFSPKVKSVLKDADIDFNIYPDGHATELSSALAIHLSIEEDEIAFSSGLDEMILIISRCFLEKGKNTVMAVPTFPQYKHQARIEGAEAREVPLKETGDHDLDEMLAQIDEDTAIVWICSPNNPTGCPITEEQLNRFMDQCPNNVLVVLDEAYYEFARKESDLHALDKFRKYPNLLILRTFSKAYGLAGLRIGYAIGNSSIIGKLNVARGPFNTSSIAQKAAVAALGDQSFINEVTVKNIEIREDFAEFLNSIGWECFISETNFLLVKTPTDDIEVFQKLLERGFIIRPGSKVGWPQTIRVTIGKADDMELMKQAIREIDAVFAKVEE; from the coding sequence ATGGAAGGAAAAGATATACTGAAAGAGTTGCGCCCTTACGAACAGGGGATGCAGACAGAAGAAGTGAAAAGAAAATATAATCTGGATCATATCGTAAAACTAGCGTCAAATGAGAACCCTTTTGGATTTTCTCCTAAGGTGAAATCTGTTTTGAAAGATGCTGACATTGATTTCAATATTTATCCCGACGGTCACGCAACAGAGTTAAGCTCAGCTCTTGCAATTCATCTCTCAATTGAAGAAGATGAGATTGCATTCAGCTCAGGGCTTGATGAAATGATTTTAATCATTTCACGCTGTTTCCTCGAGAAAGGCAAGAATACTGTAATGGCGGTACCGACATTCCCGCAATATAAACATCAGGCAAGAATCGAAGGTGCCGAAGCGCGTGAAGTACCCCTAAAGGAAACTGGTGATCATGACCTGGATGAAATGCTTGCACAAATTGATGAAGATACAGCAATTGTCTGGATTTGCTCTCCAAATAATCCAACAGGCTGTCCAATTACAGAAGAGCAACTGAACCGTTTCATGGATCAGTGTCCTAATAATGTACTCGTTGTGCTAGATGAAGCTTATTATGAGTTTGCAAGAAAGGAATCTGACTTGCATGCCTTGGACAAATTCCGCAAGTATCCTAATTTGCTCATTTTGCGAACATTTTCCAAAGCATACGGTCTTGCCGGATTGCGTATTGGCTATGCCATCGGCAATTCCAGCATTATTGGCAAATTAAATGTTGCGAGGGGACCTTTCAACACATCAAGTATTGCTCAAAAGGCTGCAGTTGCTGCCCTTGGGGATCAATCGTTTATTAACGAAGTTACAGTAAAAAATATTGAAATTCGTGAAGACTTTGCTGAATTTCTGAACAGTATTGGCTGGGAATGTTTTATTTCCGAAACGAATTTTCTATTGGTGAAGACACCGACTGATGATATAGAAGTCTTCCAAAAGCTTCTCGAACGGGGTTTCATTATCCGTCCAGGTTCCAAAGTGGGCTGGCCTCAGACAATACGTGTAACAATCGGTAAAGCAGATGACATGGAACTGATGAAGCAGGCGATTAGAGAAATAGATGCTGTATTCGCCAAGGTGGAAGAATGA
- a CDS encoding CheR family methyltransferase, with protein MSENYPEFIGRIKRKLGIDLSLYKEAQMKRRIISLRNKRGYKDFNTYYEALNKDSELLSEFTDRLTINVSEFFRNPQRWEVLKNKVIPSVSKGKTRLNIWSAACSTGEEPYSLSILMKEYFPALKVNILATDIDENILARAKQGIYQKQSLKELPSGLEKKYFVEKNGLFEVNRDVRQLIEFKKHNLLADRYPRDLDLIVCRNVLIYFTDEAKSVIYQNFSNSLKQNGILFVGSTEQIFSAEQYGFSLFDTFFYQKA; from the coding sequence ATGAGTGAAAACTATCCTGAATTTATAGGCAGGATCAAAAGAAAGCTCGGTATCGACCTTTCTCTTTATAAGGAAGCACAGATGAAGCGCCGCATCATTTCTCTCCGCAACAAACGAGGCTATAAGGATTTCAATACATATTATGAAGCGCTAAATAAAGACAGCGAGCTTCTCTCAGAATTTACAGATCGCCTGACGATTAACGTTTCCGAGTTCTTTCGGAATCCTCAGCGTTGGGAAGTCTTGAAGAACAAGGTTATTCCCTCTGTCAGTAAAGGAAAGACACGTTTGAACATATGGAGTGCTGCATGTTCCACTGGTGAGGAGCCTTATAGTCTCTCCATCTTGATGAAGGAATATTTCCCAGCATTAAAAGTGAATATCCTCGCTACTGATATAGATGAGAATATTCTGGCAAGGGCAAAGCAAGGTATTTACCAGAAGCAGTCACTAAAAGAGCTGCCTTCAGGTCTTGAGAAAAAGTACTTTGTTGAAAAGAATGGTCTTTTTGAGGTCAATCGCGATGTACGTCAGTTAATCGAGTTCAAGAAGCATAATCTGCTTGCTGACAGGTATCCCCGAGATCTTGATCTGATTGTATGCAGAAATGTCCTAATCTATTTTACAGATGAAGCAAAGTCTGTAATCTATCAGAATTTCAGCAATTCACTTAAACAGAACGGTATTCTGTTCGTAGGAAGCACTGAACAAATTTTCAGTGCAGAACAGTATGGCTTTTCGCTTTTTGATACGTTTTTTTATCAAAAGGCGTAA
- a CDS encoding polyprenyl synthetase family protein, which yields MKLAKTYGYLKKDLDLIEETLRNSVQANQPILRQTSEQLLKAGGKRIRPLFVLLSGALGPDKGKTPLIDAAVSIELIHMATLVHDDVIDNAWLRRGKPTIRVHYDNRTSMYTGDYILACALESITNIESAEIHRLLSNTIVEVCKGEIEQIRYKFDWEQNLRIYLRRIRRKTAILIATCCKMGALISGLPEKSAVKLFKYGYYLGMSYQIIDDILDFTASAKQLGKPSGNDLLQGNITLPVLEAMKDADFAKLVKETIERGASTKDVRRLVDSMKQLGAIERSYAMSNRYLQKALDSLDGFEDSKEKRTLVDIAAYMGKRSF from the coding sequence ATGAAATTAGCGAAGACTTACGGATATTTAAAAAAAGATTTGGACCTGATTGAAGAAACGCTACGAAATTCCGTGCAGGCGAATCAGCCGATACTGCGTCAGACTTCAGAGCAATTACTAAAAGCAGGAGGCAAGAGGATACGTCCTTTATTTGTGCTGCTCTCTGGAGCACTTGGGCCAGACAAGGGAAAAACGCCTCTTATTGACGCCGCTGTCTCAATTGAGCTGATTCATATGGCAACCCTTGTACATGATGATGTAATAGACAATGCTTGGCTAAGGCGTGGCAAACCTACAATCAGAGTGCACTATGATAACCGGACCTCTATGTATACAGGTGACTACATCCTTGCATGTGCACTGGAGAGCATTACTAATATCGAGAGCGCTGAAATCCACAGATTACTCTCAAATACAATTGTGGAAGTATGCAAGGGTGAGATTGAACAAATTCGCTACAAATTTGACTGGGAGCAGAATTTACGCATTTATTTACGTCGTATTCGCCGTAAAACGGCAATTCTTATTGCGACCTGCTGCAAAATGGGAGCATTGATTTCCGGACTGCCAGAAAAATCTGCTGTAAAGCTGTTCAAATATGGATATTATTTAGGCATGTCCTACCAGATTATTGACGATATACTTGATTTCACTGCTTCTGCAAAGCAGCTAGGCAAGCCTTCTGGAAATGATCTTTTGCAGGGGAACATTACGTTGCCTGTACTGGAAGCGATGAAGGATGCTGATTTTGCAAAGCTTGTTAAAGAAACAATTGAACGTGGAGCGTCGACGAAGGATGTTAGACGTCTCGTGGATTCTATGAAGCAGCTTGGGGCTATTGAAAGGTCATATGCGATGAGTAATCGCTACTTGCAAAAGGCACTGGATTCTTTGGACGGGTTTGAAGATTCAAAGGAAAAAAGAACACTTGTTGATATAGCGGCCTATATGGGAAAGCGAAGTTTTTAA
- a CDS encoding prephenate dehydrogenase has product MSKKVILVAGLGLIGGSLAKGMALVNEHHVIGYDIDEQTLEFALENGIIHEITSNFVEAAQRAEMIFLASPISATISLLHELDRITFDHDVIVSDASSVKGAILDTANNLENEHLIFVGGHPMAGSHKKGVQAAKTHLFENAIYVLTPGPRCKEEHIEEIKSALVNTQSHFLTLNSDEHDEMTGIISHFPHLLASSLVQQASKWQRKHPYLRDLAAGGFRDITRIASSNPYLWQDIFHHNQEKLLLMLDNSIEEMNHLKQLIVENRKEEMISYLQEAKDYRDGLGTKKKGALPSFFDIYVDIRDQTGAIAKVVQLLAEHDISLRNFRILEIREGIMGALRISLGSWEDHSKACEILKSNDYDIMVEI; this is encoded by the coding sequence ATGAGCAAAAAGGTCATACTTGTAGCAGGTCTTGGACTGATTGGTGGTTCACTTGCCAAAGGAATGGCGCTTGTCAATGAACACCATGTCATCGGTTACGATATTGATGAGCAGACTTTAGAGTTCGCATTGGAAAACGGGATTATTCATGAAATTACATCAAATTTTGTCGAAGCTGCACAAAGAGCTGAGATGATATTTCTTGCATCTCCTATCTCAGCAACCATTTCTCTTCTGCATGAACTTGACCGAATCACATTCGATCATGATGTTATCGTATCTGATGCGAGTTCTGTCAAAGGCGCTATATTAGACACAGCAAACAATTTGGAAAATGAACATCTAATTTTTGTCGGCGGTCATCCAATGGCAGGCTCTCATAAAAAAGGTGTTCAAGCAGCTAAAACGCATTTATTCGAAAATGCGATTTACGTTCTTACTCCAGGGCCGCGCTGCAAAGAGGAGCATATTGAAGAAATCAAGTCAGCGCTTGTCAACACACAAAGCCACTTCCTGACTCTGAATTCAGATGAACATGATGAGATGACTGGAATAATTTCGCATTTCCCTCATTTGCTTGCATCTTCGCTCGTTCAGCAGGCTAGCAAATGGCAAAGAAAGCACCCATATTTGCGTGATCTTGCCGCCGGTGGTTTTCGTGATATTACGCGTATTGCATCAAGTAATCCTTACTTATGGCAGGACATATTCCACCATAACCAGGAAAAACTGTTGCTTATGCTCGATAATTCAATTGAGGAAATGAATCATTTAAAGCAATTAATCGTCGAGAACAGGAAAGAAGAGATGATTTCGTATTTACAGGAAGCGAAGGATTACCGTGATGGACTTGGAACCAAGAAAAAAGGTGCTCTGCCTTCTTTCTTCGATATATATGTAGATATCAGAGACCAGACGGGAGCCATTGCGAAAGTTGTCCAGTTGCTTGCTGAACATGACATCAGCTTGCGCAACTTCAGAATACTTGAGATTCGTGAAGGCATCATGGGTGCATTGCGTATAAGTCTTGGTTCGTGGGAAGACCACAGCAAAGCATGTGAAATATTAAAGTCTAATGATTACGACATCATGGTTGAAATCTAA